One Vibrio neonatus genomic window carries:
- a CDS encoding VV20781 family protein, translating to MKKLTLGLLVASSLFGCASTAIMVKSDAVNAQPVLPVTVDGKFGGFGDEGSFKVAEQYSGHFTRDSSKSSWFGVVGSSKGGMMAELDSKTDKHWKLQCTGEQSNLSLGGIDFSGSQPFKCDITEDGKAVGSYEITEEHSLMGASKEEGFVSVDGVKIQLAAVKKAQGSAFEAGEPLGYSFKIDGKEVAATQANGSISIQMLPELTEAQRDTIVVGSIASALSWRPKND from the coding sequence ATGAAAAAGTTAACGTTAGGTCTACTTGTAGCAAGCAGCCTGTTTGGTTGTGCCTCTACTGCGATTATGGTTAAGTCAGACGCAGTCAATGCACAGCCAGTTCTTCCTGTCACTGTTGACGGTAAATTTGGCGGCTTCGGCGACGAAGGTTCATTTAAAGTAGCTGAACAATATAGTGGTCACTTTACTCGTGATTCATCAAAATCTAGCTGGTTTGGTGTTGTTGGTTCAAGCAAAGGCGGCATGATGGCTGAGCTTGATAGCAAAACAGATAAACACTGGAAACTTCAATGTACTGGTGAACAGTCTAACCTAAGCTTGGGCGGCATTGATTTTTCAGGTAGCCAACCATTCAAATGTGATATCACAGAAGACGGAAAAGCCGTAGGTTCTTACGAAATCACTGAAGAACACAGCTTAATGGGCGCAAGCAAAGAAGAAGGCTTTGTAAGCGTAGACGGCGTTAAAATTCAACTTGCTGCGGTTAAAAAAGCGCAAGGTTCTGCATTTGAAGCCGGTGAGCCTCTAGGTTACAGCTTCAAAATTGACGGAAAAGAAGTGGCTGCAACACAAGCTAATGGTTCAATCAGCATTCAAATGCTTCCTGAGCTAACTGAAGCGCAACGTGACACTATCGTAGTAGGTAGTATCGCAAGTGCGTTGAGCTGGAGACCAAAGAACGATTAA
- a CDS encoding outer membrane beta-barrel protein: protein MKNFKWAILGVALVAGYASASEANTTSSEAGFFSGITIGGGYASDSNVQGHTLNGYSAYSRGFLVPSLKDYLFTDFRWSHTTSDNEAPTVSGQNFSAVTFTKYDLERYQANIGVDYPFHATQSITIKPYLTAGWAWDTLEIASQKDHDNGMVGALGLETQFGQHVVTNLGYSEQFSGDLKANQFMLDVGYKFK from the coding sequence ATGAAAAATTTCAAGTGGGCTATTTTAGGTGTTGCGTTAGTAGCGGGCTATGCAAGTGCAAGCGAAGCGAATACAACAAGTTCTGAGGCTGGCTTTTTCTCTGGTATCACGATTGGTGGGGGTTACGCCAGTGACAGCAATGTGCAAGGCCATACTCTAAATGGTTACTCTGCTTACTCTCGCGGCTTTTTAGTACCTTCACTAAAAGATTATTTATTTACAGATTTCCGTTGGTCTCATACGACTAGTGATAATGAAGCTCCAACAGTTTCAGGTCAAAACTTTAGTGCAGTCACCTTTACTAAATATGACTTAGAACGTTATCAAGCAAACATCGGTGTTGATTACCCGTTTCACGCAACGCAAAGTATTACTATTAAACCTTACCTAACAGCAGGTTGGGCGTGGGATACACTGGAAATTGCTTCTCAAAAAGATCATGACAACGGTATGGTTGGCGCATTGGGTCTCGAAACTCAATTTGGTCAACATGTGGTGACAAATCTAGGTTACTCAGAGCAATTCTCTGGTGATTTGAAAGCAAATCAATTCATGCTTGATGTCGGTTACAAGTTCAAATAA
- the sbcD gene encoding exonuclease subunit SbcD has protein sequence MKILHTSDWHLGQNFFTKTRLFEHQQFIKWLLETVQSEQVDCVIIAGDVFDTGTPPSYARELYNHFVVQMHSLNCQLVVLGGNHDSVAMLNESKQLLKQLHTQVVASASEDDTILELKNAQGTTGAILCAVPFIRPRDVLKSTAGESGADKQKALGEAIKGHYASLYQQALQLRQAQGLQVPIIATGHLTALGVSQSESVRDIYIGSLDGFAADGFPPADYIALGHIHRPQKVAKTEHIRYSGSPIFLSFDELKSEKQVLLVEFTLDKLSNIESKAVLSFQAMYSLKGDLASLEQQINQLVIPDDQSVWLSIEVEVQDYLSDLQQAVQKLIGERNIEVLQLRRSRKQKQRTLSQQKSETLSELTPMEVFKKRLDIEDFADEKDQARAKRMTGKFQQIALEVQQESK, from the coding sequence ATGAAAATATTGCACACCTCTGATTGGCATCTTGGCCAAAACTTCTTCACCAAAACTCGTCTTTTTGAGCATCAACAGTTTATTAAATGGTTACTTGAAACCGTTCAGTCGGAGCAAGTCGATTGCGTGATTATCGCTGGCGACGTATTCGATACGGGCACGCCGCCTAGTTACGCCCGTGAATTGTACAACCACTTTGTGGTGCAGATGCATAGCTTGAACTGTCAATTGGTGGTGCTTGGTGGCAACCATGATTCTGTTGCCATGCTCAATGAATCCAAACAATTGTTAAAGCAATTGCACACCCAAGTAGTCGCCAGTGCCAGTGAAGATGACACTATTTTAGAGCTAAAAAACGCGCAAGGAACAACTGGCGCAATTTTGTGTGCGGTGCCTTTTATTCGCCCAAGAGATGTGTTGAAAAGTACTGCTGGTGAGTCAGGTGCAGACAAACAAAAGGCGTTAGGTGAGGCAATCAAAGGGCACTACGCTAGCTTGTATCAACAAGCACTACAGCTTCGTCAAGCACAAGGCTTGCAAGTGCCGATCATTGCCACTGGGCATTTGACTGCACTAGGTGTCAGCCAGTCAGAGTCGGTGCGAGATATTTATATTGGCTCGTTAGACGGTTTTGCCGCAGACGGTTTTCCACCGGCGGACTACATTGCGCTAGGGCATATTCATCGACCACAAAAAGTGGCAAAAACTGAACACATTCGATATAGCGGTTCACCTATTTTCCTTAGCTTTGATGAACTTAAATCAGAAAAACAAGTGCTGCTAGTAGAATTTACCTTAGACAAATTAAGCAACATTGAAAGTAAAGCCGTACTCAGTTTTCAAGCTATGTATAGCTTGAAAGGCGATCTTGCCAGCCTAGAACAGCAAATCAATCAGTTAGTGATCCCTGACGATCAAAGTGTATGGCTGTCTATTGAAGTTGAAGTGCAAGATTATCTGAGTGATTTACAGCAAGCGGTGCAAAAGTTGATTGGTGAGCGCAATATTGAAGTATTGCAATTGCGCCGCTCTCGTAAGCAAAAACAGCGCACCTTGTCGCAACAAAAATCAGAAACCTTATCGGAATTAACCCCGATGGAAGTATTTAAAAAGCGTTTAGATATTGAAGATTTTGCTGATGAAAAAGATCAAGCACGCGCCAAACGCATGACAGGTAAATTTCAACAAATCGCGCTTGAAGTGCAGCAGGAAAGCAAATGA